A part of Coriobacteriia bacterium genomic DNA contains:
- a CDS encoding class I SAM-dependent methyltransferase, which produces MTELSADELKALARERFGARADDYRTSALHASGPDLELLLTWLDPQPAECALDVATGGGHTALALARTGADVDACDLTPEMLEAADALLAEHDCTATFAVAEADALPYPDSTFDIVTCRIAAHHFPDAQDFFEEVVRVLKPGGRFGFQDQTLPPEPTSAVLTDAFERTRDASHNQSYNIDGWVTLVERAGLSVQHTEIIDKRHDFARWTARQDCSEATVEELCQQMAEAPSGMRRWLEPIYEDHQLTSFRNRHLVLLALKPV; this is translated from the coding sequence TTGACCGAACTGTCTGCAGACGAGCTCAAGGCGCTCGCACGGGAGCGCTTCGGCGCGCGTGCCGATGACTACCGCACGAGCGCGCTTCACGCATCGGGGCCCGACCTGGAGCTGCTGCTCACCTGGTTGGATCCACAGCCCGCCGAGTGCGCGCTCGACGTGGCCACCGGCGGCGGACACACCGCACTCGCCCTCGCGCGCACGGGTGCCGACGTGGACGCGTGTGACCTCACGCCCGAGATGCTCGAGGCGGCCGACGCGCTGCTCGCCGAGCACGACTGCACGGCCACGTTCGCGGTGGCCGAGGCGGACGCGCTGCCCTATCCCGACAGCACGTTCGACATCGTGACCTGCCGCATCGCCGCACACCACTTCCCGGACGCGCAGGACTTCTTCGAGGAGGTCGTGCGCGTGCTCAAGCCGGGCGGTCGGTTCGGCTTCCAGGACCAGACGCTGCCGCCTGAACCTACCTCGGCGGTGCTCACGGACGCCTTCGAGCGCACGCGCGACGCGAGCCACAATCAGTCGTACAACATCGACGGCTGGGTCACGCTCGTCGAGCGGGCAGGCCTTTCGGTCCAACACACCGAGATCATCGACAAGCGCCACGACTTTGCCCGGTGGACCGCGCGCCAGGATTGCAGCGAGGCCACGGTCGAGGAGTTGTGCCAGCAGATGGCCGAGGCGCCGAGCGGGATGCGCCGCTGGCTCGAGCCGATCTACGAGGACCATCAGCTGACCTCGTTCCGCAACCGGCACCTCGTGCTGCTCGCGCTCAAGCCGGTCTGA